The nucleotide window ATGGTCCACCAGCATCTTCGCCGGGGCGAAGCGCGGGCCGTGCTTCGCCTCGAGCGCGCGCAGGCGCTGGACGACGTCCGCCGCGCCGACGGTGTCCACGTACCAGAAGGGGCCGCCGCGGAAGGGCGGGAAGCCGATCCCCATCACCGCGCCGACATCTCCATCCCGGGCGGAGTGGAGGACGCCTTCCTCCAGCGTGCGCACGGCCTCGTTCACCATCATCAATCCCAGCCGTTCCTGGATCTCCCGGCGCTCCATCTTCTTCGCGGCCGGCGCGCCGATCAGCGCGTACACGGCCTCGTCCACCTCGGTCTTCTTCCCGTCTTCCCCGTACTTGAAGAAGCCCTTCCCGTTCTTCCGCCCCAGCCGCCCGTCCGCCGTCATCTTCTCGATCACCGCGCTGGGCTTCATGCGGTCGGCGAAGGCCTCGGCCATGATCTTCCCGGCCTTCTGCGCCACGTCCAGCCCCACCTCGTCGTACAGGGTGATGGGGCCCACGGGGTATCCCCAACCCGTCATCGCTCCGTCGATGTCCTCGATGCGTACGCCCTCGTCCAGCAGGAGCGCGGCCTCGGCCATGTAGGGGCTGAGAATGCGGTTGGCGAAGAAGCCTGGGCTGTCGTTCACCACGATCGGCGTCTTCCCGATCTTCTTCCCGTACGCGTGGCTGGTCGCCGTCACCCACGGCGCGGTCCCCGGGTGGGTGATGATCTCCAGCAGCGGCATCTTGTCCACGGGGGAGAAGAAGTGCAGCCCGATGACGTGCTCCGGGTGCGACGACGCCTCCGCCAGCTTCGCGATGGGGATGGTGGACGTGTTGGAGCCGAGCACCGTGTCCGGGCCGATGTGCTGCTCGATCTCCCTGATGACGCTGTGCTTCAGCGAGATCTCCTCGAACACCGCCTCGACCACCACGTCGGCGGTGTGGAAGCCGGTGTACTCCGCCGTGGCTTCGACACGGTCGGTGATGGCGGTGACCTGGTAGGGCTTCAGCCGCTTGCGCTTGGCGCGCTTCACCAGCGTGTCGCGCGCGGTCTTCAATCCCTTCGCCGCGGCCTCGGGCTTCACGTCCTTCAGCCGCACCTCGATCCCGCTCTCCGCGCTGACCGCGGCGATTCCCGCGCCCATGAACCCGGCGCCGACGACCGCGATGTGGCCGATGTCCCTGGGCTTCGTTCCCTCCGGCACCGGCGGGTCGTTCTTGGCCGCGGTGGAGGTGAAGAAGAGGTGCACCAGCGCGCGCGCCTCGGGGGTGACGGCGAGCTCGCCGAAGGCCTTCGCCTCCAGCTCCAGCGCGGCGTCCACCGGCTTGTCCAGCCCGCGGTCGATGACCTCCAGCAGCTTGAGCGGCGCGGGGTAGAGGCCGTGCGTCTTGCTCATCACCCCCTGCCGCGCCTTGCGCAGGATGAAGCCGCGCAGGCCGGGAAGGTTCTCGGCCATCTTCGGCGACCCGCGGCGGCGCGCGCCCTTCGGCTTCAGCTTGCCCGAGGCCAGGTCCTTCGCGGCGCGCTTCGCCTCGCGCAGGAGGATGGGGGCGGGGACGACCTCGTCCACCACGCCCTGCGACCTGGCGCGGCGGCCGTCGAGCTGCTTGCCGGTGAGCATCAGGTCCAGCGCGCCGGCCAGCCCGATGAGGCGCGGGAGGCGCGCGGTGCCGCCCGCGCCGGGGATGATCCCCAGGTTCACCTCGGGGAGGCCGAGCTTGGTCTTGGACGAGTCGGTGGCGATGCGGTAGGTGCAGGCGAGCGCCGTCTCCAGCCCGCCGCCCAGCGCCGCGCCGTCGATGGCGGCCACGGTGGGGATGACGAGACGTTCGAGCCGGTTCAGCAGCTTCTGGCCCTCGCGGCTGGCGGTCTCGCCGTCGGCGGGGGATTGGAAGTCCTTGAACTGGTCGATGTCGGCGCCGGCGATCCACGTCCCCTTCTTCTCGGAGATGATGATCGCCGCGCGCACGCCCTCGCCGCCGCGCTCCAGCCGGTCCAGGATGGCGTGCATCGCCTCGACCAGGTCGGCGGAGATGACGTTCACCGGCTTTCCGGGCTGGTTGAGGCGGATGATCGCGATGCCATCTTCCACGTCCATGCGGACGGGCGACGGCGCGGCCACGATCGGCTCCTCGGTCAGCGTGCTTGCCATCCGGATCTCCTGAAGATGTTGGTGTTGCTGAACTCAAGACTCGCCCTGCCAGCTCCTTCGCTGCCCCGGCAGCCCTCACCCGGCTCGCTCAGGCTCGCCACCCTCTCCCGGCAGCAGGAGAGGGTTGGGTGCGGGGATGCATCGGTGCGCCTCCGATGCTCTTCGCTGCCCGGCTGGCCCCTCTCGGATCCCCGGCTCATCGCTCAGATGCCGGATGGCAGTCCCGGAGGGACTTTGTGCGGTTGTTGACCGGGAATTCCATTCCCGGTCATCCCGGGTCCCTGGCTCATCTCGGCTCACCCCGCCGTCATCCCGCCGTCGACCGCGAGGATCTGGCCGGTGACGTAGGCGGCGGCGGGGGAGAGGAGGAAGACGGCGACGCCCATCAGCTCGCCCTCGCTTCCCACGCGGCCCAGCGGGATCTGGCTGGCGATGGCCTTCTCCGCGTGCTGCAGCACCACCTTCGTCATCTTCGTGGGGAAGAAGCCGGGGGAGATGGCGTTCACGCGGATGCCGTACCGCGCCCACTTCACCGCCAGGTCGCGCGTCATGGCCACCAGCGCGCCCTTGCTGGCGCTGTAGCCCACGGCGTCCAGCACCTCCGGCGGCGAGCCGCGCAGCCCCGCGATGGAGGCCACGTTCAGGATGGCCCCCGGCGCGCCGCGCGCGATCAGCCGCCGCCCCACCTCGCGCGAGCAGAGGAAGGCGCCGGTGGCGTTCACCTCCATCACCTTGCGCCACGCCTCCAGCGGCATCTCGGCCGCGGGGGCGCCCCACGAGGTGCCGCTGTTGTTCACCAGCAGGTCCACGGGGCCCAGCTCGTTCCCGGCCGCGTCGACGCCCGCGCGCACGTCGTCCTCGCTGGCGACGTCCATGCGCAGCGCCAGGGTGCGCGCGCCGTACGCGTCGCGCAGCCCGCGCGACACCTCCTCGCACGCCTCCAGGTTGCGCGACGCGAGGGCGACGGACGCGCCCGCCTGCGCCAGCCCCGCGGCGATCTCGGCGCCCAGCCCGCGCCCGCCGCCGGTGACCAGGGCCACGCGCCCGGTGAGGTCGAACAGCTCGCGCAGGACGGGTGCGGGCACGCGCTTCGGCTCCGGTCGCGGGTCGTTCGGGGCGCCGTTCCGAGGCGCGGGGAGACGGAATGTAACCCGGCGGATTTCCCTTGCAAATACTGGAAAAGCTGAGCGTCGCTCAGTCTCCCGGTCCGGACCGGTGCGGCCTGGGCGGGGGACCGCCTCCGTGCCACGGCTGTCGGGGCCGCCGGCCGCGATTGTGGCCGGAACGCCCCGCTTGGCGGGGCAACCGCGCCCCAGGCCGGCCCGCCCGTTCCGGCGCCGCCGTCGCGAACTCCGCGTCGTTGCTGGCATTCGTGCGACGGCGCGGTGTAGCAGACGGTGGCACCGGGATTGCCGCCTTCCAGGCTCGACCCTCCCACGGCCGAGGTGGATTCATGGCTCCCCCCGATCCCCACGTGATCTGGCGCCGTCCGGGCCAGGCCCAGCCGCAGCAGCAGGAAGAGCAGCAGCAACCCGGGTCGCCGCCGCGCTCACCGTTCGTCATCTGGGACAGGTCGCGGCGCTCCGGCGGCGCGGCGGCCGGCACCCGGGTGCCGCCGCGATCGATGCTGGTGGAGGTGGAGTGCCACAACTGCGGGCGCCCGATGCGGGGCATCTACTGCAGCAACTGCGGCCACAAGCCGGATGAGCCGGCCACGATCGGCACCCTGCTCTACGAGCAGCTGATCGAGGAGCGGCTGAACGACGGCTTCGCCTATCTCAAGGCGCTCTGGTTCATCGTCGTCTGTCCCCGCCACTTCTTCAACGGCGTGCTGATCCAGCGGACGCTGCTTCCCAACGACCGCTGGCTCCTGGGCGGCGCGTGGAAGCGCGTGTCGCACAAGGTACAGGACGTGGCGGATCCGGTGCGGTTCGTGGCGATCTCGTTCGGCATCCTGCTCCTGCTGAAGGTGACCGGCGTGATCCACGAGGAGCCGGGAGCCACGGAGTCGGTGCCCGAGTGGGCGCAGACGCTGATCCACTCGGACATGATCATGCACGAGGTGGAGATCCTGCTCATGCTCATCGGCGTGGCGATCTACTCCTACGCGCTGTCGATCATCCTGGGCGAGCGGATCTCCACCAGCGACATCACCCGCTTCTTCCTGTACCTCAGCGGGATCGTGGCGTTGGTCGGCGGGATCCTTCCCGAGATCGTGGACGACGAGGTGACGATGACGCTGACCATCGTCGGCGTATGGGCGTACCTGCTGATCCTGACCTACGTGGTGCTGCCGCGGCTGTATTCCATCACGCGCAAGCGCCTGCTCGCCTCGCAGTTCGGAGCACTCCTGCTGCTGCTGGGGGCGGCCGCGTTCCTCGCGTTCGTCGCCGGCGTGCTGGAGGGCATCACCGGCGCGTCCTGACCGCGCGGCGGGCACGGAGCCGCGGCGGCCGGCACGGCTTCCTTTCCCCCGCGTTTCCGGCGCGCCCACCGGGAAGGCTTCGATGAGCACCATCCCTCTCGACCCGGCGCCGGCCGACCTCGCCGCACCGGCCGCCCACGCGGACGCGGCGGCGCCGGCCAAGCGCGTGCGGCGGCAGGGCGGGCACTGCGGCAACTGCGGCTTCGAGGACACGGGGCACTACTGCAGCCGCTGCGGCGAGCCGCTGCACGGCACCACCGACACGGTGCTGCAGATCCTGTGGGCGGACCTGGTGGAGGGGCCGGTGCACAACGGGTTCGCGCTGGCCAAGACCACGTGGCTGATGCTGTGGCGGCCGCGGCGCTTCTTCGACGGAGTGCTGCGGCGCCAGCACGGGATGACGCACGTGCCGTTCTTCCTGGCGCCGGTCTGGCGGCGCGTGAGCCACAAGCCGCACGGCGTGCCCAACGCGGTGAAGTACTTCGTGCTCATCTACACCCTCACCGTCCTGGGCGCGTGGGCGGTGGGGGTGAACGTCTTCCCGCCCATCCCCATTCCCTTCCGCCCGGGCGCGGTGCTGCCGGGCGCGTTCGCCGAGCCCCTCTTCCTGGTTTTCGTGGTGTTCGCGGCGGCGATGTACTCGAAGGCGGTGTCGATGCTGCTGGGCGGGCGGATCGAGACGGAGCTGCTCACGCGCTTCATGCTGTACCTGAACGGCTTCGCGCTGATCCCGTTCGTGGGGATGGCGATGACCGGAACGCGGCACCCGTGGGGGTTCCTCGCCTCTCTGGCGTTCTGGCTGTACGCGCTGTTCGCGCTGCCGCAGCTGTCGCTGCCGCGCATCTTCGGCGTCTCGCGCACGCGGCTGGGGTTCGCGCAGGCGGGCGCGGCCGTGGCCAACGTGCTGCTGTTCGTGGTGATGATCTTCTGCGCGGGCATTGCCCTGGATCTGCTGGCGCCGAACTGGAACCAGCGCGCGGCGGCCACCTCCGCCACGCCGCGCGTCTTCGATCCTGCCGAGTCGGGACTCTCGGCGGTGCGGCGGGCAGCGGCCAGCAACGTGTTCCCGATGGACACCGTCGCCACGATCCTGCAGCTCCCCGCGCCGAACGCGCCACCGCCGAAAGGCGAATGAATTCGCAGCAACAACAGCACAAAGTCCCTGCGGGACTGCTGGAAAGCATCCGAGCGAAAGGCTGAAATCTGTGCCGCCGCCGGTTTCTCCAGGTGCGCTTCGGCGGCACGAGCGCCCGCTTGCCTCAACAAGGGTGGGGCGCGAGTCCGCGAAGGCGGACTTTGGGCCGTTGTTGCCGCGAATTCCATTCGCCTTTCCGTCCGGCTTCATTCCACATCCACCCCCCACCCCGGCCACATCGCTTGCGCCGGGGCCGTGCGCGTGGGGAGATTCAGCGCCGTCCGCCCATCGCCATCTTCCCGATCCCCATCCGCCGGCCCGACATGGATCCCCGCTCCACCCCCGCGATCGAGGCGCTGCGCGATACGGCGCGCGCCATCGTCGACGAGACGCTGATCCCCGCCGAGCCCGAGGTCCTGCGCACCGGCACCATCCCCGGCGAGGGGATGCGGCGGCTGAGGGAGGCGGGGATGTTCGGCATCACCATCCCCAAAGAGTTCGGAGGGATGGGGATGCACACGTTCGCGCAGGTGGTGGTGCACGAGGAGCTTGCACGCGCGCACCACGGGTTCCTGGGCGGGCTGACGCTGTCCAACGGGATCGGCATCTCCGCGCTGCTCGCGGCGGGAAGCGACGAGCTGAAGCGGCGCTACGTCCCCGCGGTCGCGAGCGGCGAGGTGACGACGGCGTTCGCGCTCACCGAGCCGGAGGCGGGCTCGGACGCGGGGCGCATCCGCACGCGCGCCGTGCGCCACGGCGACGAGTGGGTGATCGACGGGACCAAGCACTACATCACCAACGGCCCCGGAGCCGAGCTGGTGACGGTGATCGCCGTGACCGACCCGGAGAAGGGAACGCGCGGCGGGGTGACGGCGTTCCTCGTCGACCGGCGGGAGATGGAGGGCGTGGTGGTGGAGGAGGTGCAGCGGACGATGGGGACGCCGCCGTACTCGCAGGCGCGGCTGCGCTTCGATTCGGTGCGCGTCCCCGCGAGCCACATGCTGGGACGGGAGGGAGAGGGCTTCCGGCTGGCGATGGGCGCGCTCGATCACGGCCGCATCGTGGTGGCCGCGGGGGCGCTGGGGCCGATGTCGCGCCTGATCGCGGCGATGGTGGAGCGCGCGAAGGGGCGCGAGCAGTTCGGCGGCCCCATCTCCCAGTTCCAGGGCGTGCAGTGGATGATCGCCGACAGCGAGACCGACCGCTACGCCGCGCGGCAGATGACCTACGACGCCGCGTGGCGGATGGACCAGGGCGAGCGGGTGACGCGCGAGGCGTCGATGGCCAAGCTCTTCGCGACCGAGGCGGTGGGGCGCGTGGCCGACCGCGCGGTGCAGCTCTTCGGCGGGCAGGGGGTGATGGAGACGGGCCCCGTGCAGCACCTCTTCCGCGACGTCCGCGTCATGCGCATCTACGAGGGGACCAGCGAGATCCAGCGGCTGGTGATCGCGCGGGAGGCGCTGAAGGGGTAGGCGGGCTCGCGGGAAGGGCCGGGAAAGGCGAATGAATTCGCGGCAACAACGGCCCGAAGTCCGCCTTCGCGGACTCGTCGTCCGGCACTGAGGCGGCGAGCCCGCTTTAGCGTGAGGTGGACTGCGGGGCAAGGGTTGCGTTACGGTTGACGACTGTTTTAGAATCGGGGGATCCCATCCACACACCCCGAGGAGCTCCCATGAAGAAGCTGAAGCTGGACCTGGACACGCTGGCGCTGGATTCGTTCGACACGGCGGACGGGAAGGGCACCATTCAGGGCCACTTCGTGCCCACGAACCCGTGGTGCGCCGGGAACACGTACAAGACGTACTGCCCCGACACCCTCTGCACCTGCCCGCCTCCGATCTACTGAGCGGTCGCCGGCACCGGCAGCAAAACCGCGGACGCGCTGCGAGGCGCGTCCGCGGTTCGTCGTTTCGTCGCCGAACCCTACATCCCCGCCGGCAGCCTCGCTGGGGCGAGCTCGTCGACCTTCGGCCGCGTGGGATTCGGCGTGGTGGTGTCCGGCGGGGCGGTGTTGACGGGGGAGGCGCCGGGGCCGCCCAGGACCTTGCGCGCGTAGCCGTTGGCGGGGTCGCCGCCGGCGGCGCGGATGCGGGCGACGGTGCCGATGCCGCGGTTGTACGCGTGCAGCGCCGTCCGCACGTCGCCGCCGTAGAAGCGCAGCAGGGTGCGGAAGTAGCGGAAGCCCAGCCGCAGGTTCACGTCGCGCTCGTACAGCCGGTCGCGGGTGATGCCGGGCTGCAGCTCGCGCGCGGTCGGCAGCATCATCTGCGTGAGGCCGATGGCGCCGACGGGGCTCAGCGCGCGCGGGTTGAACGCGCTCTCCACGCGCACCAGGCGGAAGGCCAGGTCGGTGTCCACGCGCTCGGCGCGGGCGGCGCGCTCGATCGCGTCCGCCAGCTCGCGCTCGATGCCGTAGCGGCGCGCGTACTGGTCGACGACGCGCTCCCGCGCCTCGGCCGCGCGCGCTTCGGCCACGGCACGCGCCACCGCCCGCGCGGCGCGCTCAAGCCCGTGGCGCGTGGGCGGAAACGCGAGCAGCAGCACCATCGCCGCGATCCCCATCCACCCGCGCCGGTCCAGACGCAGCGCGGGCCGCTTCGCCGCGCGGCGCTTGGCAGCGGGACGGGGTCGGCGGGCGGGGGGGCGGCGCGTTCGGGTGCGGGCCAACTGCGCGGATCTCCGGATAACGGATGATGGGGAGGATGCGGCAAATCTAATCAGGCCGCCGGTATTGGTCACCGGTCTTTCGACGGCCAGGCTGGATGAAAAGAAAGTTCTGAATACATGGACAGATGTGGCACGTCGAGGGGGCACGCATGGTCCCGGTAGCTCTGGTTCGCCTCGACGGTG belongs to Longimicrobium sp. and includes:
- a CDS encoding acyl-CoA dehydrogenase family protein; protein product: MDPRSTPAIEALRDTARAIVDETLIPAEPEVLRTGTIPGEGMRRLREAGMFGITIPKEFGGMGMHTFAQVVVHEELARAHHGFLGGLTLSNGIGISALLAAGSDELKRRYVPAVASGEVTTAFALTEPEAGSDAGRIRTRAVRHGDEWVIDGTKHYITNGPGAELVTVIAVTDPEKGTRGGVTAFLVDRREMEGVVVEEVQRTMGTPPYSQARLRFDSVRVPASHMLGREGEGFRLAMGALDHGRIVVAAGALGPMSRLIAAMVERAKGREQFGGPISQFQGVQWMIADSETDRYAARQMTYDAAWRMDQGERVTREASMAKLFATEAVGRVADRAVQLFGGQGVMETGPVQHLFRDVRVMRIYEGTSEIQRLVIAREALKG
- a CDS encoding transglycosylase SLT domain-containing protein, whose protein sequence is MARTRTRRPPARRPRPAAKRRAAKRPALRLDRRGWMGIAAMVLLLAFPPTRHGLERAARAVARAVAEARAAEARERVVDQYARRYGIERELADAIERAARAERVDTDLAFRLVRVESAFNPRALSPVGAIGLTQMMLPTARELQPGITRDRLYERDVNLRLGFRYFRTLLRFYGGDVRTALHAYNRGIGTVARIRAAGGDPANGYARKVLGGPGASPVNTAPPDTTTPNPTRPKVDELAPARLPAGM
- a CDS encoding SDR family oxidoreductase, which codes for MPAPVLRELFDLTGRVALVTGGGRGLGAEIAAGLAQAGASVALASRNLEACEEVSRGLRDAYGARTLALRMDVASEDDVRAGVDAAGNELGPVDLLVNNSGTSWGAPAAEMPLEAWRKVMEVNATGAFLCSREVGRRLIARGAPGAILNVASIAGLRGSPPEVLDAVGYSASKGALVAMTRDLAVKWARYGIRVNAISPGFFPTKMTKVVLQHAEKAIASQIPLGRVGSEGELMGVAVFLLSPAAAYVTGQILAVDGGMTAG
- a CDS encoding 3-hydroxyacyl-CoA dehydrogenase NAD-binding domain-containing protein gives rise to the protein MASTLTEEPIVAAPSPVRMDVEDGIAIIRLNQPGKPVNVISADLVEAMHAILDRLERGGEGVRAAIIISEKKGTWIAGADIDQFKDFQSPADGETASREGQKLLNRLERLVIPTVAAIDGAALGGGLETALACTYRIATDSSKTKLGLPEVNLGIIPGAGGTARLPRLIGLAGALDLMLTGKQLDGRRARSQGVVDEVVPAPILLREAKRAAKDLASGKLKPKGARRRGSPKMAENLPGLRGFILRKARQGVMSKTHGLYPAPLKLLEVIDRGLDKPVDAALELEAKAFGELAVTPEARALVHLFFTSTAAKNDPPVPEGTKPRDIGHIAVVGAGFMGAGIAAVSAESGIEVRLKDVKPEAAAKGLKTARDTLVKRAKRKRLKPYQVTAITDRVEATAEYTGFHTADVVVEAVFEEISLKHSVIREIEQHIGPDTVLGSNTSTIPIAKLAEASSHPEHVIGLHFFSPVDKMPLLEIITHPGTAPWVTATSHAYGKKIGKTPIVVNDSPGFFANRILSPYMAEAALLLDEGVRIEDIDGAMTGWGYPVGPITLYDEVGLDVAQKAGKIMAEAFADRMKPSAVIEKMTADGRLGRKNGKGFFKYGEDGKKTEVDEAVYALIGAPAAKKMERREIQERLGLMMVNEAVRTLEEGVLHSARDGDVGAVMGIGFPPFRGGPFWYVDTVGAADVVQRLRALEAKHGPRFAPAKMLVDHAEGGKKFFPEG